A window from Gottschalkiaceae bacterium SANA encodes these proteins:
- a CDS encoding nitroreductase family protein gives MIQAMLTRQSSRSFTRDSLKQKREMIDQILRDSKMGPLGHPIDLLRVSPLELKKQGIGQLATFGVISGNTEYLFGIIPNTRAGLVNYGYAMEKVAISLWKEGIGSCWLGGSFKKSKLEALYLMKETRSIPAVLAIGIPHKDQSMVERVVKLKTRPVNRKPFSDLFFDRGFHQALLIKPNSKWETIFTCVQRAPSARNAQPWRIVREYNAYHFYLRTREETNLNRIDMGIAICHFDLARMELGIEGNWRVTRPLENQNYKYFISFVKEKEWA, from the coding sequence ATGATTCAAGCGATGCTGACAAGACAGTCGAGCCGTTCATTTACCCGAGATTCCTTAAAGCAAAAGCGGGAAATGATCGATCAAATTTTGCGTGATTCAAAAATGGGACCTTTAGGCCATCCCATTGACTTATTGCGGGTTTCTCCACTGGAATTAAAAAAACAGGGGATTGGTCAATTGGCTACTTTTGGCGTAATTTCAGGAAATACAGAATACCTATTTGGAATTATCCCAAATACCCGTGCGGGCCTCGTAAATTATGGATATGCCATGGAAAAGGTTGCTATTTCTCTTTGGAAAGAGGGGATAGGATCTTGTTGGTTAGGGGGAAGTTTTAAGAAAAGTAAGTTGGAAGCCCTGTATTTAATGAAAGAGACGCGAAGTATACCGGCGGTTTTGGCCATTGGTATTCCCCATAAGGACCAGTCTATGGTGGAGCGAGTGGTAAAATTGAAAACAAGGCCAGTGAATCGGAAGCCATTTTCAGACTTGTTTTTCGATAGAGGATTTCATCAGGCCTTGTTGATTAAGCCAAACTCGAAATGGGAGACCATTTTTACCTGTGTACAGCGGGCCCCATCCGCTAGAAACGCACAGCCTTGGCGAATTGTCCGGGAATATAACGCCTATCATTTTTATTTACGGACTCGAGAGGAAACCAATTTGAATCGGATCGACATGGGTATTGCTATTTGTCATTTCGATCTTGCACGAATGGAACTTGGAATTGAGGGGAATTGGCGCGTGACCAGACCCTTGGAAAATCAAAATTATAAATACTTTATCAGCTTTGTAAAAGAGAAGGAGTGGGCATGA